One Synechocystis sp. LKSZ1 genomic window, CTGGCTCAACAGTACCAACAAGGAACCCTACCTCGAGAACTGAACATTGATGGTCTATTTGATGCCGACATTAGCCTGAGTGGCAATCTCCAGGCCCCCCAACTCGATCTGCGTCTCCAGGGCCAGCGTTGGAGTTGGTATCCTCAGCAGGCCTTTCCGAATATTGTGCCGCCCCTCGGCCTGGTGCTGAATAATACCCGCTTTTTGCCCATCCATCGGGTGGATCTCCAGGCCCGTTTCCGCAACGGTGTGGTCACTGTCAAACCCTCCTTTGTGGATCTTCGGGATGCCCGGCTGGCCCTCGAAGGGAATTTCTCAGCGAAGCAAAATGCCGCCGTCTGGTCGGTAAGCAACTTTTCCCTCGATACCCTGGATATTTTTCTGCCGCTTCCCAGCGAGGTGGCCGGTAAACTCAATGCCCAGGGGAGTATTCTCGGCACTCTCCAAAAGCCGCAGATTCGCGGCTTATTTAGCGTGGATGAACCAGCGCTAAACGCTCGTCCCCTACGCCGGAGTCTAGCAGGGAATTTTAGCTTTACCGATGGCCGTATCCAGGTGGCGACGGACGGCCAATCCCCCCTCTCCTTCTACGCCAATATTCCCCTAGTGCCCCAAAGCAAGCACCACGGTACTATTACCACTAAGCCCTTTGAGGTGCGTCTGAACTTGCAATCAGAAGCGATGCAACTGCTGGGGGCCCTGACCCAAGACCAATTAGTCTGGCTGGATGGCCTCGGTGAAATTAATCTCAATATTCAGGGAGAACTGGCCATTAATTCCCATGTCCAGTTGTCTAATTTTGATGCACGGGGCCAGATTCGCTTAGAGAATGCCCGCCTCAAGAGTGCGGCCCTGGAAGATCCCCTACAAGTTAGTGGCCTGATTAATTTTGACAACGAAACCCTGACAGTTGAAGAATTGGTCGGTATTTTTGACCAAAGTAAGGTAAGCGTCCGGGGCCAACTCCCTTTGTTTACGGCCCAGGCCCAGGTAGAAAATCCCCTTAGCATCAGTATCAACAAAGCCACCCTCAACCTGCCGACTCTCTACACCGGTGCTCTGGAGGGCCTGATGAGTGTTGATGGCACCCTGTTCAAGCCACGGGTGAGCGGCTATCTGCAATTGGCTAACGGGCAAGTGTTGCTGCCGGCCCAAGTGTTCCAGGCCAATAATACGGCCCCCGGCCTCCCCCGAAACGATTGGTTCCGACCCCAGCAGAGTCAGCCCCTGATCACCCCGGAATTGGATAATCTCCGGCTCCGCATGGATAACCTCTTCATTGAGCAGAATCCTCTCTACAGTTTCGCCTTTGGCGGCAATTTACGATTGAATGGCCCGCTCATGGATCCCGAGCGCATTCGTCCGGAGGGAGAGATTGCGATCCAACGGGGCCGGGTTAGTTTTCTGGATACCCGTTTTCTCCTCGATCCACGTAACTCCAACCAGATCGTTTTCAAACCCAATCAAGGCCTGTTTAATCCTGACTTGAACGTGGCGATGCGAACAATTGTCTCGGAATTGCCCCAGTCCCAGCGTATCCGCTCTGCTGATAGTAATGAAATTCCCGACGATAGCATTAATAAAATTCAGCGGATTGATATTCGTCTCTTGCTCAACGGTTCTCTCAATCAACTCCTGCCCAAGCTCAATGCCCAAAAGGCCAGGGCCTGCCGCGCTACGCCAGAATTTAAGCCCCTACCAGGGGTCAGTAGCTTTTCCGAGTATCAACTCCGTAATTTATCTAACTGTTTAGATGTACTGGCTTCCCAAGGCTTTAATGATAAACAGGTCTTTAGCAATCCCGCTATTCGCCTAACCAGTAGCCCACCTCGTAGTGAGGGGGAAATTATTCGCCTGTTAGGAGAACAGGTGATTGTGTTGGTGGATGCCTTCCAAGGGAAAAATTCTAGCCAGTTAATCGATGTCGGCATTACCCAATTAGCCATTCCCATGATCTTCCAGGGCCTGGTGTACGATGTGGAAACTGCCATTAGCAATACAATTAGTAGCACGGATTTCCGCATTGCCCCCTTCCTGGAGGCCATCTACGAAGTAGAAAAAAAAGGCTATGTCCGCTTTACCTATGACTACGGTGTTAACGAAGTCCGGGTGCGGTACGAAAAGCAATTTTAATTTAATTAGGGCCGAGGCAACCATGAGCAAACGCGCACTCCTGCTAATTAATCGACAAGCCCGCAGTGGTCAACGTTTTTTTGCCCAGGTTATTGATACCCTCGACAATTTTGGCTTTGAATTAATCACTGTTCCCAGTCAAAATGCCCAGGCCTGGCCCGACCTAATCGCCTACCATGCGGCCACGGTGGATCTGGTCATCGTGGGTGGGGGAGATGGCACCCTGAATCGGGTAGTCAATAGCCTTGTAGATCACCAGCTACCCTTAGGGATTCTGCCCTTGGGCACGGCCAACGACCTAGCCCGGACTCTGCAACTCCCCTACAACCTGCCGGAGGCCTGTCGGGTAATTGCCGAGGGCCATACCAAAAAGATTGACCTGGGAGTCGTTAACGGCCACTGTTACTTCAATGTGGCCAGCCTGGGCCTGAGCGTGGACATTACCCAAAAATTAACCCAGGGAGCCAAGCAACGCTGGGGCATTCTCGCCTACGCCATCACGGCCCTGCAAGTGCTGAGCCAATTGCGTCTTTTCCATGCCACCCTACGCTACGAAGGCCAATCCCTACGGGTGAAAACCCTGCAAATTGCCATTGGCAATGGTCGTTACTATGGCGGGGGGCTAGCCGTCGCCGCCGATGCCACCATTGATGACCAACGCTTAGATATCTATAGCCTAGAAGTGCGCCACTGGTGGCAGGTTTTTTCTCTGCTCTTTCATCTACCCCGTGGCCAACAGCAATTGCTTCCCTGGGTTCGCACCATCCAGACCGATGCCATTCAAATTCTCACCTCCCGTCCCCGGCCCATCAACACCGATGGAGAATTGACGACCCAAAGTCCAGCCAAATTTTCCCTACTGCCCCAGGCCCTTTCCGTTTTTGTCCCTGCTCCCGATGCTCCCTGGCTACGCAATGGGTACTAGACCGGCCTTGACCTGTACTTTTCGCAGGGCTCGGATGAGGCGTTGCCCTTGGGGCCGATAGAGGGGTGTGGCCAAGGTTGCGGGTAATTGGGCGATAAGTTGTCGGGCCTGTTTGAGGGAACAGCCGGAAATGCGACTGAGAATATTGGCTCCTTCAAAGGCAGCTTCTTCGTTGCGGATGGCCTCGACTCGGACTCGCCAGGTTTTGGGCTGGAGGTCACGGATCTCGATTTTTTTCAGCCCCTCGATGGTGCCCAACACCACCAAGCGGTCGCCGGCCTTGAGCGCGATATCATCGGAGGGCAGAAAAGCAGAATTGTGGCCGGCTGTCTGATAGAGAATGGGAATAATACCGTAGCCGTAGGCAACTTCGGCTAAGAGTAGACCACAAAGCGTATCTTTGCTCTCAATTTGGTATTCCGTGACCAGGATGGTTTGTTTTTGTAGACGAAACAGATTCAGAATATTTTCCCCGAAGGCTGCTCCTACAAACACCTCAGCGGCCAAGCGATAGGTTTCTAACACCTGGGCTCGGGGCAAGAGGCCCATCAGGCTCTGACTCAGGCCCTCCTTGCCGGTGCGGATCACGAGACGGGCCTGGGCATTTTGTTTCTGGGTCATCAGGGCCACTTCCAGGTTGAGCAAATCATTGTCCGTCACTACCACCACACTATTAGCCGTCATTAGGTTGGCCCGGCTTAAGCCATCCTGAAGTGAACCACTAATCACGGGCACTTCAGGCAAAATTCGGGCATCCATTGTCCCGCTAAAGGTCACGCCCACCGTCGCCTGTTTCCAACTCTTGAGGACTTGGGCGACCCGTTGGCCCACTCGTCCCAGACCAATCACCACCGTATGGCCATGGCTAGGAATGGGTAGGCGTTTACGAATAAAGTTCAGCTTACTGGAAATCAAATTATCCGTCAGCAGGGCGTAGAGAATGCCGACAAAGGCCGTCCCCGCTAGGGTTAAGAGCAGGGCCACGGGCTGGAGCAACCAGCGATTGGCCTGGGCTGCCTGAAATTCGGAAAAGAGGTCGCCGTAGCCGCCTAGGAGCAGAATAGCCGTTCGATAAAATGAGTCCACCAGCGGGGTTCCTGGCAGAGCCAGGTTCAGGAGCAGAGTTCCCAGGAGAATCAGGCCCAGTACCATACAACCCGCCAGGGCAATTACCGGCCGGGATTCCAGCAATTGACGATAATTTTGGCCCTGTTGCCACAGCCATTGGCCCCCACGACCCAGCCAGGAAGAAGAAGGAAGCGTCGGCAGGGCCTGGGTCTGAGCACGTTGCAAGGGATGCAGGCCCCAGGCATCCAGCAGTTCCACATAGATCAAATAGTCGGCCATCTGGAGGGTACTGTCGGCATCCCATTCATGGAAACCGGGCCAGGCAAACTCCCGCAAGGGCTTATGGATTAAGATACGCCTTGTTCGGCTATGGAGTTCGTGGAGCCGAAAGTTGTGAAGCCAGGGGTGCTTGGCATCCAGTTGAATTTGCACCACCCTCAGCCATTGTTGATCCAACTCGAAAAAGCCCAGGGTTTCACTGCCCAGAGCTGCCAGGGCAAAGGCATTGGCAGGGAGTTCTAGGGGTTCGTAGGCAATAAAGTTGCCCAATTGTTCGCTTAATAATTCATTCAAATTCTGCTGGCCAGAACGCACCACTAGACGGGTTTTGGGGCTTAACTGACGAATCAACAGGGCCGTTTCAATATTGACTTCCTCTAAAGACGTGGCCAATAGGGCCGCCCGACAAAACTCTAGATTAAGCTGTTCTAGAGTTGGTGGGTAGGCACAGTCTCCAATCACCAGTTGATCAAGCAGATCCGGCAGATGGGGAATTTCGTAACTGTCCAGGCTCTGTTTTTCCACAGCCTTAACGCGAACCCCAAACTGCTTCAGGGCCAGGACACATTGCTGACCAAGGCTACCCAGACCACAGACCAGAAAAAATTCATTCACGGGAACTCACCAGGGCTTAGCGGGCCGTGGCCAAGGGAATCTGAGTCGGTTTCTGGAGACGAATCACCTCTGCTTCATTGCTTTCCCGAGCGACCCGCACCAGTAGGCCCGCCAAGATCAAGCTTGCTAGACAGGAACTGCCACCGTAGCTAAAGAACGGTAGGGGTAAACCGGTGGTGGGCAGGGCTCCACTGGCCACGCCAATATTCAATAGAGATTGACCTACCAGTACAATGACAGCACCCATGGCGATCAATCGCTTCACCCGATGACGACAGCGCATCGCCACCCGCAGGCCAATGGTGGCATAGAGTAGGAGAAACGCTAAAAATACAAGACAACCAATCAGGCCCAATTCCTCGGCAAACACGGAGAAAATAAAATCGGTGGTTTGAATTGGCAGATAGAATAGCTTCTGTTGGGACAGGCCATAGCCCGTACCTGTTACCCCTCCTGACGCAATAGCATAAAGACTTTGTACCAGTTGGTAGCCATTCCCCATTGGATCCGCAAAGGGATTCATAAAGGAGGTAATCCGCTCCCGTTGGTATTCTCGAAAGGCAATACTCGTCACCGCAGCCAAACAGCCTAGTGTCGCCGTTGTGCCGAGATAAACAAGTGGTAGCCCAGAAGAGAGCGCAACTAGCCAGAGGGTAATACCGCAGAGGGCTGTCGTACTTAAGTTGGGTTGGAGCAGAATGCCTGCTAAGGTCAGGCAGAAAATGCCAACCCAGAAGGCTCTAACCCGGACAGGTAAACGGGGCCAATTGCCGAAAATATGAGCACTCTGCAGCACCAGACAGGGCTTCATAAACTCGGAGGGCTGTAATAAAAAAGGCCCAAGGGCAATCCAACGTTTAGCCCCATTAATTTCTGTCCCCAGGCCAGTTTTAGTGGAAATGATCAACCCTAAAAAGAGCAAGAGAAACCAAGGGGCTAAGCCAAGAACATCAACCAGGGGCCGTCGCACCAAAAAATTAAAAGCCAGGAGACCCACCCAAAAGTAGGCCGCTTGTTTCCAAACGATAGAAAAACCATTGCCGCTATTTTCGAGACCTTCCGGGTAGGACGCCGAAAAAAGAACGATCAGGCCAACAAGCATCCAGGCAAAGGTGAGGGTGCGGAGGAGACGCGCTTCACCGGCCCAACTGTTGACTGTTGGATCATAAATAGGAATTAGATAACGGAGAATGGTGCCAAATTTCAGCAAGGGCGTTCAACGGGTTCCTAGACCATAACTCTGAAGCAAAAATTTCCTCTGAAGTTCCCTAGACCTTAGAAATGGCTGAAT contains:
- a CDS encoding lipid kinase, giving the protein MSKRALLLINRQARSGQRFFAQVIDTLDNFGFELITVPSQNAQAWPDLIAYHAATVDLVIVGGGDGTLNRVVNSLVDHQLPLGILPLGTANDLARTLQLPYNLPEACRVIAEGHTKKIDLGVVNGHCYFNVASLGLSVDITQKLTQGAKQRWGILAYAITALQVLSQLRLFHATLRYEGQSLRVKTLQIAIGNGRYYGGGLAVAADATIDDQRLDIYSLEVRHWWQVFSLLFHLPRGQQQLLPWVRTIQTDAIQILTSRPRPINTDGELTTQSPAKFSLLPQALSVFVPAPDAPWLRNGY
- a CDS encoding NAD-binding protein, whose translation is MNEFFLVCGLGSLGQQCVLALKQFGVRVKAVEKQSLDSYEIPHLPDLLDQLVIGDCAYPPTLEQLNLEFCRAALLATSLEEVNIETALLIRQLSPKTRLVVRSGQQNLNELLSEQLGNFIAYEPLELPANAFALAALGSETLGFFELDQQWLRVVQIQLDAKHPWLHNFRLHELHSRTRRILIHKPLREFAWPGFHEWDADSTLQMADYLIYVELLDAWGLHPLQRAQTQALPTLPSSSWLGRGGQWLWQQGQNYRQLLESRPVIALAGCMVLGLILLGTLLLNLALPGTPLVDSFYRTAILLLGGYGDLFSEFQAAQANRWLLQPVALLLTLAGTAFVGILYALLTDNLISSKLNFIRKRLPIPSHGHTVVIGLGRVGQRVAQVLKSWKQATVGVTFSGTMDARILPEVPVISGSLQDGLSRANLMTANSVVVVTDNDLLNLEVALMTQKQNAQARLVIRTGKEGLSQSLMGLLPRAQVLETYRLAAEVFVGAAFGENILNLFRLQKQTILVTEYQIESKDTLCGLLLAEVAYGYGIIPILYQTAGHNSAFLPSDDIALKAGDRLVVLGTIEGLKKIEIRDLQPKTWRVRVEAIRNEEAAFEGANILSRISGCSLKQARQLIAQLPATLATPLYRPQGQRLIRALRKVQVKAGLVPIA
- a CDS encoding FtsW/RodA/SpoVE family cell cycle protein; the encoded protein is MLKFGTILRYLIPIYDPTVNSWAGEARLLRTLTFAWMLVGLIVLFSASYPEGLENSGNGFSIVWKQAAYFWVGLLAFNFLVRRPLVDVLGLAPWFLLLFLGLIISTKTGLGTEINGAKRWIALGPFLLQPSEFMKPCLVLQSAHIFGNWPRLPVRVRAFWVGIFCLTLAGILLQPNLSTTALCGITLWLVALSSGLPLVYLGTTATLGCLAAVTSIAFREYQRERITSFMNPFADPMGNGYQLVQSLYAIASGGVTGTGYGLSQQKLFYLPIQTTDFIFSVFAEELGLIGCLVFLAFLLLYATIGLRVAMRCRHRVKRLIAMGAVIVLVGQSLLNIGVASGALPTTGLPLPFFSYGGSSCLASLILAGLLVRVARESNEAEVIRLQKPTQIPLATAR